Proteins from one Sphingopyxis terrae subsp. terrae NBRC 15098 genomic window:
- the gltB gene encoding glutamate synthase large subunit, whose product MTHYPTPDHQRLAEDGMYRPDLESDACGVGMVAATDGKASRRVVEAAIEALRAVWHRGAVDADGKTGDGAGIHVDLPERFFDDAIAASGHKVLPNRLAVGMIFLPRTDLGAQEACRTIVESEIIDAGYTIYGWRQVPVDVSVIGDKAQRTRPEIEQIMIAGPLPEEQSIDEFEKQLYLVRRRIEKKVIAAQIADFYICSLSARSIIYKGLFLAESLADFYPDLANKLFESRVAIFHQRYSTNTFPQWWLAQPFRTLAHNGEINTIRGNKNWMKSHEIKMASLAFGEHSEDIKPVIPAGASDTAALDAVFETLCRAGRDAPTAKLILVPEAWATDEEMPAAHKAMYNFLASVMEPWDGPAALAMTDGRWAVAGMDRNALRPLRYTLTADNLLVVGSESGMVLLPEASIRKKGRLGPGQMIAVDLDEGTLYEDRAIKDKIAGTHDYAARVKGFRTMADLPKGGKSSLPGFDRAELLRRQVAAGFTMEDMELILSPMVEDAKEAIGSMGDDTPLAVISDKPRHVAQFFRQNFSQVTNPPIDSLRERHVMSLKTRFSNLANILDEKGQSPHVLVIDSPVLVGDDWDRLRAYFGDAVAEIDCTFPTGGDASTLRDAIARIRREAEDAVRAGRSELFLSDQTIGEDRVGVAMVLAAAAVHTHLVRKGLRSYASINVRSAEILDTHGFAVLIGVGATTVHAYLAEAAIADRLSRGLFGDLALADALQRFRKAIDDGLLKIMAKMGIAVISSYRGGYNFEAVGLSRALVNDLFPGMPAKISGEGYQSLFINATEKHEAAFDARVTTLPIGGFYRQRAGGEAHAYSAQLMHLLQTAVATDSYSTYLQFARGVADLPPIYLRDLMEFNFPAQGIALDSVEAITEIRKRFVTPGMSLGALSPEAHETLAIAMNRIGAKAVSGEGGEASERYKPYANGDNANSNIKQIASGRFGVTAEYLGACDEIEIKVAQGAKPGEGGQLPGFKVTEFIARLRHSTPGVMLISPPPHHDIYSIEDLAQLIYDLKQINPKARVCVKLVSSAGIGTVAAGVAKAHADVILVSGNTGGTGASPQTSIKYAGTPWEMGLSEVNQVLTLNGLRHRIRLRTDGGLKTGRDIVIAAILGAEEYGIGTLSLVAMGCIMVRQCHSNTCPVGVCTQDEKLRQKFTGSPEKVINLMTFIAEEVREILAKLGCRSLDEVIGRTELLRQVSRGAEHLDDLDLNPILAKVDAPDEQRRSQGPNFRNPVPDSLDAQILNDAKPLFDRGERMQLTYNVRNTHRAVGTRLSAEVTARFGMTGLADDHVQVRLRGTAGQSLGAFLCQGITLEVFGDANDYVGKGLSGGRIIVRPTVSSPLVSQHNSIVGNTVLYGATAGTLLAAGQAGERFAVRNSGAKVVIEGCGANGCEYMTGGTAVILGAVGSNFGAGMTGGMAFVLDVDESFESRANPESIVWQRLDSAHWEGALRALVEEHAAATGSKWSAEVLADWDRWRTRFWQVCPKEMIGRLAHPLSDRPAQAVAAE is encoded by the coding sequence ATGACCCATTACCCGACCCCCGATCACCAGCGGCTTGCCGAAGACGGCATGTATCGCCCCGACCTCGAGTCCGATGCCTGCGGCGTCGGCATGGTCGCGGCGACCGACGGCAAGGCCTCGCGCCGCGTCGTCGAGGCGGCGATCGAGGCGCTGCGCGCCGTCTGGCACCGCGGCGCCGTCGATGCCGACGGCAAGACGGGCGATGGTGCGGGTATCCATGTCGACCTGCCGGAGCGCTTTTTCGACGATGCGATCGCGGCATCGGGGCACAAGGTGCTGCCGAACCGCCTCGCCGTCGGCATGATCTTCCTGCCGCGCACCGACTTGGGCGCGCAGGAAGCATGCCGCACGATCGTCGAATCCGAAATCATCGACGCGGGCTACACCATCTATGGCTGGCGCCAGGTTCCGGTCGACGTGTCGGTGATCGGCGACAAGGCGCAGCGCACGCGCCCCGAAATCGAACAGATCATGATTGCCGGCCCCCTTCCCGAGGAGCAGTCGATCGACGAATTCGAAAAGCAGCTCTATCTCGTCCGCCGCCGCATCGAAAAGAAGGTGATTGCGGCGCAGATCGCCGATTTCTACATCTGCAGCCTGTCTGCGCGATCGATCATCTACAAAGGACTGTTCCTCGCCGAGAGCCTGGCGGATTTCTATCCCGACCTTGCGAACAAGCTGTTCGAAAGCCGGGTTGCGATATTCCACCAGCGCTATTCGACCAACACCTTCCCGCAATGGTGGCTCGCCCAGCCGTTTCGCACCCTCGCCCATAATGGCGAGATCAATACGATCCGCGGCAACAAGAACTGGATGAAAAGCCACGAGATCAAAATGGCGAGCCTCGCCTTCGGCGAACATTCGGAAGACATCAAGCCGGTGATCCCGGCTGGCGCCAGCGATACGGCAGCGCTCGACGCAGTGTTCGAGACGCTATGCCGCGCGGGCCGCGATGCGCCGACCGCAAAGCTGATTCTGGTCCCCGAAGCCTGGGCCACCGATGAAGAAATGCCCGCCGCGCACAAGGCGATGTACAACTTTCTCGCAAGCGTGATGGAGCCGTGGGACGGCCCAGCCGCGCTCGCGATGACCGACGGCCGCTGGGCAGTCGCGGGGATGGACCGCAACGCACTTCGTCCGCTGCGCTACACGCTGACGGCCGACAATCTGCTCGTCGTTGGCTCTGAAAGCGGCATGGTGCTGCTGCCCGAGGCGAGCATCCGCAAGAAGGGTCGCCTCGGCCCCGGCCAGATGATCGCCGTCGATCTCGACGAAGGCACTCTCTACGAAGACCGCGCGATCAAGGACAAGATCGCGGGAACGCACGATTATGCGGCGCGCGTGAAGGGTTTCCGCACGATGGCCGACCTGCCCAAGGGCGGCAAGTCGAGCCTGCCGGGCTTTGACCGCGCCGAACTGCTGCGCCGCCAGGTCGCCGCCGGCTTCACGATGGAAGATATGGAACTCATCCTTTCGCCGATGGTCGAGGATGCGAAGGAAGCGATCGGCTCGATGGGCGACGACACGCCGCTCGCGGTCATTTCCGACAAGCCGCGCCATGTCGCGCAATTCTTCCGCCAGAACTTCAGCCAGGTCACCAACCCGCCCATCGACAGCCTGCGCGAACGGCATGTGATGAGCCTGAAGACGCGCTTTTCCAACCTTGCCAATATTCTCGACGAAAAAGGCCAGAGCCCGCACGTGCTCGTCATCGATTCGCCGGTGCTCGTCGGCGACGATTGGGACCGGCTGCGCGCCTATTTCGGCGATGCAGTGGCCGAGATCGATTGCACTTTCCCAACCGGCGGCGACGCCTCGACGCTGCGCGACGCGATCGCGCGCATCCGGCGCGAGGCAGAGGACGCCGTGCGCGCGGGGCGGAGCGAGCTATTCCTTTCCGACCAGACTATCGGCGAAGATCGCGTCGGGGTCGCAATGGTGCTCGCCGCTGCGGCGGTCCACACGCACCTCGTGCGCAAGGGGTTGCGCAGCTACGCCTCGATCAACGTCCGCTCGGCCGAGATACTCGACACGCACGGCTTTGCGGTGCTCATCGGCGTCGGCGCGACCACGGTCCACGCCTATCTCGCCGAAGCGGCGATCGCCGACCGTCTGTCGCGCGGCCTGTTCGGCGACCTAGCGCTCGCCGACGCGCTGCAGCGTTTCCGCAAGGCAATCGACGACGGCCTCTTGAAGATCATGGCCAAGATGGGGATCGCGGTGATCTCCTCCTATCGCGGCGGCTATAATTTCGAGGCGGTCGGCCTTAGCCGCGCGCTCGTAAACGATCTCTTCCCCGGCATGCCGGCCAAGATTTCGGGCGAAGGCTATCAGTCGCTCTTCATCAACGCGACCGAGAAGCATGAGGCGGCGTTCGACGCGCGCGTCACGACGCTCCCCATCGGCGGCTTCTATCGCCAGCGCGCGGGCGGCGAAGCGCACGCCTATTCGGCGCAGCTCATGCACTTGCTGCAGACCGCCGTCGCGACCGACAGCTATTCGACCTATCTGCAATTCGCGCGCGGGGTCGCCGACCTGCCGCCCATCTATCTGCGCGACCTGATGGAATTCAACTTCCCAGCGCAGGGCATAGCGCTCGACAGCGTCGAGGCGATCACCGAAATCCGCAAGCGCTTCGTCACCCCGGGCATGTCGTTGGGCGCACTATCCCCCGAAGCGCATGAAACGCTGGCGATTGCGATGAACCGCATCGGCGCGAAGGCGGTGTCGGGCGAAGGCGGCGAAGCAAGCGAGCGCTACAAGCCTTATGCCAATGGCGACAATGCCAATAGCAACATCAAGCAGATCGCGTCGGGCCGCTTCGGCGTCACGGCCGAATATCTCGGCGCCTGCGACGAGATCGAAATCAAGGTCGCACAGGGTGCCAAGCCGGGCGAAGGCGGCCAGCTTCCGGGCTTCAAGGTCACCGAATTCATCGCGCGCCTGCGCCATTCGACGCCGGGCGTGATGCTGATCTCGCCGCCGCCGCACCACGACATCTATTCGATCGAGGATCTTGCACAGCTCATCTACGATTTGAAGCAGATCAATCCGAAGGCGCGCGTCTGCGTGAAGCTCGTCAGTTCGGCGGGCATCGGCACCGTCGCGGCGGGCGTTGCCAAGGCGCACGCCGACGTGATCCTTGTCTCGGGCAATACCGGCGGCACGGGCGCTTCGCCCCAGACGAGCATCAAATATGCCGGCACCCCGTGGGAAATGGGCCTCAGCGAAGTCAACCAGGTCCTGACGCTCAACGGCCTTCGGCACCGCATCCGCCTGCGCACCGACGGCGGGCTTAAGACCGGGCGCGACATCGTCATCGCCGCCATCCTGGGCGCCGAGGAATATGGCATAGGGACGCTGAGCCTTGTCGCCATGGGTTGCATCATGGTGCGCCAGTGCCATTCGAACACCTGCCCCGTCGGGGTCTGCACGCAGGACGAGAAGCTGCGGCAGAAGTTTACGGGGTCGCCCGAAAAGGTCATCAACCTGATGACCTTCATCGCCGAGGAAGTGCGCGAAATCCTCGCCAAGCTCGGCTGCCGCAGCCTCGACGAGGTGATCGGCCGCACCGAGCTTCTCCGCCAGGTCAGCCGCGGTGCCGAGCATCTCGACGACCTCGACCTCAATCCGATCCTCGCCAAGGTTGATGCGCCCGACGAGCAGCGCCGCTCGCAGGGACCGAATTTCCGCAACCCGGTGCCCGACAGCCTCGACGCGCAGATCTTGAACGATGCGAAACCTCTGTTTGATCGCGGCGAGCGGATGCAGCTCACTTATAACGTCCGCAACACCCACCGTGCCGTCGGCACGCGCCTCTCGGCCGAAGTTACGGCGCGTTTCGGGATGACCGGGCTTGCCGACGACCATGTGCAGGTGCGTCTGCGCGGAACCGCCGGGCAGTCGCTCGGCGCCTTCCTCTGCCAGGGCATCACGCTCGAAGTGTTCGGCGATGCGAACGACTATGTCGGCAAGGGCCTGTCGGGTGGGCGCATCATCGTGCGGCCGACCGTGTCGAGCCCGCTGGTCAGCCAGCATAACAGCATCGTCGGCAACACCGTCCTCTACGGCGCGACCGCAGGCACCTTGCTCGCGGCGGGCCAGGCGGGCGAACGCTTTGCGGTCCGCAACTCGGGCGCGAAAGTCGTGATCGAAGGCTGCGGTGCCAATGGCTGCGAATATATGACCGGCGGCACGGCGGTGATCCTGGGTGCGGTAGGGTCGAATTTCGGCGCCGGCATGACCGGCGGCATGGCCTTCGTCCTCGACGTCGATGAAAGCTTCGAAAGCCGCGCCAATCCCGAATCGATCGTCTGGCAACGGCTCGACAGCGCACATTGGGAAGGCGCCTTGCGCGCACTTGTCGAGGAGCATGCGGCGGCAACCGGCAGCAAATGGTCGGCCGAGGTGCTTGCGGACTGGGATCGCTGGCGCACGCGTTTCTGGCAGGTGTGTCCCAAGGAAATGATCGGGCGACTCGCGCATCCGCTCAGCGACCGGCCTGCACAGGCGGTCGCCGCCGAATAG
- a CDS encoding glutathione S-transferase family protein: MWQLYQFPLCPFSRKVRLLLGEKGVGYELVRESPWERRDEFVDLNPAGRTPVMVDEGRGQVLIDSNAIAEYFEETVEGKAMINGTAANRAEIRRLVAWFDQEFYFEVTGPLLFERMQKRIVHRQPPDGGALREAMKAANQHLDYIDYLIDHRTWLAGATMSLADLAAAAHISVADYLGGIDWTGHDQTKGWYSGLKSRPSFRPLLAERMEIVTPPKYYEDVDF, encoded by the coding sequence ATGTGGCAACTCTATCAATTCCCTCTCTGTCCCTTCTCGCGCAAGGTCCGGCTGCTGCTCGGCGAAAAGGGCGTTGGTTATGAATTGGTGCGCGAATCACCGTGGGAACGCCGTGACGAATTCGTCGACCTGAACCCCGCCGGGCGTACCCCGGTGATGGTGGACGAGGGGCGCGGACAAGTGCTCATCGACAGCAACGCCATCGCCGAATATTTCGAGGAGACGGTCGAGGGCAAGGCAATGATCAACGGCACCGCCGCCAATCGCGCCGAGATCCGCCGCCTGGTCGCCTGGTTCGACCAGGAATTCTATTTCGAAGTCACCGGCCCGCTGCTTTTCGAACGGATGCAGAAGCGCATCGTCCACCGCCAGCCACCCGACGGCGGCGCGCTGCGCGAAGCGATGAAGGCGGCGAACCAGCACCTCGACTATATCGACTATCTCATCGACCATCGCACCTGGCTTGCCGGTGCGACGATGAGCCTCGCCGATCTCGCCGCCGCGGCGCACATCTCGGTCGCCGACTATCTGGGCGGCATCGACTGGACCGGGCACGATCAGACTAAGGGCTGGTATTCAGGCCTCAAGTCGCGCCCGAGTTTCCGGCCGCTGCTGGCCGAACGGATGGAAATCGTGACGCCGCCCAAATATTATGAAGACGTCGATTTCTAG
- the katG gene encoding catalase/peroxidase HPI — MNDQTPIDAAGGCPVHKGGMRALLGRTNKDWWPDMLATDILTPNGPSNPMGEDFDYAEAFKSLDYQALKDDLTALMTDSQPWWPADYGHYGPFFIRMAWHAAGTYRTADGRGGANSGQQRFAPLDSWPDNGNLDKARRLLWPIKQKYGNKISWADLFILTGNVAIESMGGPVFGFGGGRVDVYEPERDIYWGSEDKWVNEGVQTRIDPKHGFEVIEGPLAAIQMGLIYVNPEGPQGNPHDDEGMARDMKETFARMAMNDEETVALTAGGHTFGKAHGNGDASKLGAAPAGGDLAAQGFGWVSGEEHGGIGEHAVTSGIEGAWTNTPDKWTENYFRLLFDYDYELVKSPAGANQWQPIGQKEEDMAPAAWDPNIKVPTMMTTADMALKRDPEYRKISERFRSDHEAFKDAFARAWFKLTHRDMGPKTRYLGPEVPAEDLIWQDPIPAGTMPSDAEVKAVKDKIAASGLTVSQLIKTAWASASTFRKSDFRGGANGARVRLAPQKDWEVNEPAMLAKVLDTLDGLRGSMSMADAIVLGGVVGLEKAIKDAGFNVAVPFTGGRGDATAEQTDADSFAVMEPEADAFRNYLGKKKLAVKTEEMMLDRASLLGLSVPEMTVLIGGLRVLGANHGDRGHGHFTKRSGQLTNDYFVNLLDMTNVWKAVDGSDDQEYVATDRKSGGETWRATRADLVFGSNSELRAVAEVYAETGHEEKFVKDFVKAWTKIMNADRFDLA, encoded by the coding sequence ATGAACGACCAGACCCCCATCGACGCCGCAGGCGGTTGTCCCGTCCACAAGGGCGGCATGCGCGCGCTGCTCGGCCGCACAAACAAGGATTGGTGGCCGGACATGCTGGCGACCGACATCCTCACCCCCAACGGGCCTTCCAACCCGATGGGCGAAGATTTCGACTATGCCGAAGCGTTCAAATCGCTCGATTATCAGGCGCTGAAGGATGATCTGACCGCGCTAATGACCGACAGCCAACCGTGGTGGCCCGCCGACTATGGTCATTATGGGCCCTTCTTCATCCGCATGGCGTGGCACGCCGCGGGTACCTACCGCACCGCCGATGGCCGCGGCGGCGCCAATAGCGGGCAACAGCGTTTCGCGCCACTCGACAGCTGGCCCGACAACGGCAATCTCGACAAGGCGCGGCGCCTGCTTTGGCCGATCAAGCAAAAATATGGCAACAAGATCAGCTGGGCCGATCTGTTCATCCTCACCGGCAATGTGGCGATCGAAAGCATGGGCGGTCCGGTCTTCGGTTTCGGCGGCGGCCGCGTCGATGTCTATGAACCCGAACGCGACATCTATTGGGGCAGCGAAGACAAGTGGGTGAACGAAGGCGTGCAGACGCGCATCGATCCCAAGCACGGCTTCGAAGTGATCGAGGGACCTCTCGCGGCGATCCAGATGGGGCTGATCTACGTCAACCCCGAAGGACCGCAGGGCAATCCGCACGATGACGAAGGCATGGCGCGCGACATGAAGGAAACCTTCGCGCGCATGGCGATGAACGACGAGGAAACCGTCGCGCTGACCGCGGGCGGGCATACATTCGGCAAGGCGCATGGCAATGGCGACGCCTCCAAGCTGGGGGCCGCACCCGCGGGCGGCGATCTCGCTGCGCAGGGCTTCGGCTGGGTCAGCGGCGAGGAGCATGGCGGCATCGGCGAACATGCCGTCACGAGCGGCATCGAGGGCGCCTGGACCAACACCCCCGACAAATGGACCGAAAATTATTTCCGGCTGCTGTTCGACTATGATTACGAGCTGGTGAAATCGCCCGCGGGCGCGAACCAGTGGCAGCCGATCGGTCAGAAGGAAGAGGATATGGCGCCGGCGGCGTGGGATCCGAACATCAAGGTGCCCACGATGATGACGACCGCCGACATGGCGCTGAAGCGCGATCCTGAATACCGCAAGATCAGCGAGAGGTTTCGCAGCGATCACGAAGCGTTCAAGGACGCCTTCGCGCGCGCTTGGTTCAAGCTGACGCACCGCGACATGGGTCCGAAAACCCGCTACCTCGGCCCCGAAGTGCCCGCCGAAGACCTGATCTGGCAGGACCCTATCCCCGCAGGCACCATGCCTTCGGATGCCGAGGTCAAGGCAGTGAAGGACAAGATCGCCGCGAGCGGCCTCACCGTCAGCCAACTCATCAAGACGGCGTGGGCCTCCGCCAGCACCTTCCGCAAGTCGGACTTTCGCGGGGGTGCCAATGGTGCGCGGGTTCGCCTCGCGCCGCAAAAGGACTGGGAAGTCAACGAACCGGCGATGCTGGCCAAGGTGCTCGATACGCTCGACGGGCTGCGTGGTTCGATGTCGATGGCCGACGCCATCGTGCTCGGCGGCGTTGTGGGTCTTGAAAAGGCGATCAAGGACGCGGGCTTCAACGTCGCGGTGCCCTTCACCGGCGGCCGCGGCGACGCGACGGCCGAACAGACCGATGCCGACAGCTTCGCGGTGATGGAACCCGAAGCCGATGCATTCCGCAACTATCTCGGCAAGAAGAAGCTGGCGGTGAAGACCGAGGAAATGATGCTCGACCGCGCGTCGCTGCTCGGCCTGTCGGTGCCCGAAATGACGGTGCTGATTGGCGGCCTGCGCGTGCTCGGTGCCAATCATGGCGATCGCGGGCATGGCCATTTCACCAAGCGTTCGGGCCAGTTGACGAACGACTATTTCGTCAACCTGCTCGACATGACCAATGTGTGGAAGGCCGTCGACGGATCGGATGACCAGGAATATGTGGCAACCGATCGCAAGAGCGGGGGCGAAACCTGGCGCGCAACCCGCGCCGACCTCGTCTTCGGTTCCAATTCGGAACTGCGCGCTGTCGCCGAAGTCTACGCCGAGACGGGCCACGAGGAAAAGTTCGTCAAGGACTTTGTCAAAGCCTGGACGAAGATCATGAACGCCGATCGTTTCGACCTCGCGTAA
- a CDS encoding TonB-dependent receptor: protein MIPKSSSRRRVAPAAIPLTLLLLLGDDPAFAAENAADETAAADTVAGEGPQAAYGNEIVVTARRRSETAQDVPIAISVVGGDQIDSTGSFNVGRLQQLAPTLQFYTSNPRNSAVNIRGIGAPFGLTNDGIEQGVGIYVDDVYYARVASATFDFLDVAQIEVLRGPQGTLYGKNTTAGAINITTNQPTFDFEGKAELSIGDLNFKQAKAAISGPLSDRLAARFAVSATSRRGTIYNVTTDRWIQSQDNIGLRGQLLWKPTDTLSVTLVGDWNKQDAVCCGSVFVRTGATQRPLARQYAALAVAQGYTVPSTNPFDRLTDLDANLNAGNEIGGVALRAKWDVGPGTLTSITAWRYWDWQPENDRDFTGLPIVTKSQNPSQQNQYTQELRYNVSGDRFDFVLGGFAFHQRIDTQGTEAHGAASSRWTLNPASALANDPTVLDGLTARNTQYLKNTSLALFGQLSWKITDRLTVQPGARINYDKKEGYYQRLVFAGDGSPVTRALNDPVSVARLGVFAPQEYAPSFSDWNFSYDLTATYKAARGVLVYATYARTFKSGGINQNGVPTDAAGNPLLGAATIKPEAVDHYEAGLKTDYWNGKGTVNLAVFRTDIGDYQANVNNGQFGVLRGYLANADKVRTQGIEADVAIRPSERFNAYVNGAYTDAKYRRFVDAPCPPELSGGANSPANCDISGARLPGVSKWALSFGAEANVPASLFGQEGQVYLGYDGSYRSNFSSNASPSIYTWVDGYSLSNIRVGFRAERRLDVFAWVRNAFDRDYIDQLFVGPGNTGLITGLPGDPRTWGGTIKFGF from the coding sequence CTTTGCAGCCGAAAATGCCGCTGACGAAACCGCAGCGGCAGACACCGTCGCGGGCGAAGGCCCGCAGGCCGCCTATGGCAATGAAATCGTCGTCACCGCCCGACGCCGCAGCGAAACCGCACAGGACGTCCCGATCGCCATTTCGGTGGTCGGCGGTGATCAGATCGACAGCACCGGCAGTTTCAACGTCGGCCGCCTCCAGCAACTCGCGCCGACGCTGCAATTCTACACGAGCAATCCGCGCAACTCGGCGGTCAATATCCGCGGGATCGGTGCGCCGTTCGGCCTGACCAACGACGGTATCGAACAGGGCGTCGGCATCTATGTCGACGACGTCTATTATGCGCGCGTCGCCTCCGCGACCTTTGACTTCCTCGATGTCGCGCAGATCGAAGTGCTGCGCGGTCCTCAGGGCACGCTCTATGGCAAGAACACGACCGCCGGGGCGATCAATATCACAACGAACCAGCCGACCTTCGATTTCGAGGGCAAGGCCGAACTCAGCATCGGCGACCTCAATTTCAAGCAGGCGAAGGCGGCGATTTCGGGGCCGCTGTCCGACCGGCTGGCGGCGCGCTTCGCGGTGTCGGCGACGAGCCGCCGCGGCACCATCTACAATGTCACGACCGACCGCTGGATACAGAGCCAGGACAATATCGGCCTGCGCGGGCAATTGCTGTGGAAACCCACCGACACGCTCAGCGTCACGCTCGTCGGCGACTGGAACAAGCAGGACGCTGTATGCTGCGGTTCGGTGTTCGTGCGCACCGGCGCGACGCAGCGGCCGCTCGCCCGCCAATATGCCGCGCTCGCGGTGGCGCAGGGCTATACGGTGCCGAGCACCAATCCCTTTGACCGGCTGACCGACCTCGATGCCAATCTCAATGCCGGGAACGAGATCGGCGGCGTGGCGCTGCGCGCCAAATGGGATGTCGGTCCCGGCACGCTCACCTCGATCACCGCGTGGCGCTATTGGGACTGGCAGCCCGAGAACGACCGCGACTTCACCGGCTTGCCGATCGTCACCAAGTCGCAGAACCCGTCGCAGCAGAATCAATATACGCAGGAATTGCGCTACAATGTTTCGGGCGACCGCTTCGATTTCGTGCTTGGCGGCTTTGCGTTTCACCAGCGCATCGACACGCAAGGGACCGAGGCGCATGGCGCGGCCTCGAGCCGCTGGACGCTCAATCCGGCGAGCGCGCTCGCCAATGATCCGACCGTGCTCGACGGGCTGACGGCGCGCAATACGCAATATCTCAAGAACACCAGCCTCGCGCTGTTCGGGCAGCTGAGCTGGAAGATCACCGATCGGCTGACGGTCCAGCCCGGCGCGCGGATCAACTATGACAAGAAGGAGGGCTATTATCAGCGGCTGGTGTTCGCGGGCGACGGGTCACCGGTGACGCGGGCGCTGAACGACCCGGTGTCGGTGGCGCGGCTGGGTGTGTTTGCGCCGCAGGAATATGCGCCGAGCTTCAGCGACTGGAACTTCAGTTACGACCTGACCGCGACTTACAAGGCGGCGCGCGGTGTGCTGGTCTATGCAACCTATGCCAGGACGTTCAAATCGGGCGGTATCAATCAGAATGGTGTGCCGACCGATGCAGCCGGCAACCCGCTGCTCGGCGCCGCGACGATCAAGCCCGAAGCGGTCGATCATTACGAGGCGGGGTTGAAGACCGACTATTGGAACGGGAAGGGGACGGTCAACCTGGCAGTCTTCCGCACCGACATCGGTGATTATCAGGCCAATGTGAACAACGGACAGTTCGGGGTGTTGCGCGGCTATCTCGCCAATGCCGATAAGGTCCGCACACAGGGGATTGAGGCCGACGTCGCGATCCGCCCGAGCGAACGCTTCAATGCCTATGTCAACGGCGCCTACACCGACGCCAAATACCGGCGCTTCGTCGATGCGCCATGCCCGCCCGAATTGTCGGGCGGTGCGAACAGCCCCGCGAACTGCGACATATCGGGCGCGCGGCTGCCGGGCGTGTCGAAATGGGCGCTGTCTTTCGGCGCCGAAGCCAATGTGCCGGCATCGCTGTTCGGTCAGGAGGGACAGGTCTATCTGGGCTATGACGGCAGCTATCGTTCGAACTTCTCGTCGAACGCGAGCCCGTCAATCTACACCTGGGTCGACGGCTATTCGCTGTCGAATATCCGCGTCGGCTTCCGGGCAGAACGCCGCCTCGATGTCTTTGCCTGGGTCCGCAACGCGTTCGATCGCGATTATATCGATCAGCTTTTTGTCGGTCCGGGCAATACCGGCCTGATCACCGGGCTTCCAGGCGATCCCCGCACGTGGGGCGGGACGATCAAATTCGGCTTCTGA